A window of the Sabethes cyaneus chromosome 1, idSabCyanKW18_F2, whole genome shotgun sequence genome harbors these coding sequences:
- the LOC128735047 gene encoding uncharacterized protein LOC128735047: MLKSKVTEEKVTLLSTNQIPIIDLAHCGTEECPIRSVVFRVGGQLLRALSEKGVALLVNHGIAEEKIKHAYGHLDDFCKLSDDTKEQYLRKDGNHGYVKPGQERFDGKTKDLRHTFNICTLKPEAPLPEEPLPGFREHISDLAKDFQRLSSLLLQALAVGLDRPCRYFLEKHSHILDGESENQSTFRLLYYPPLIVDDGQNELQRGTCHYSQQRCAKDEIDLSIPEDYKKRMAEEEENREAQYTRCGAHCDYGTFTLLVQDSEGGLEVKLPGTDKWKRVGHLPGAILINAGELLAVWTNEKIPALPHRVVIPQEETLMHRGRHSIAFFVHPDNCTDIVPMEMPSSSSSNSLDSIEKKPKNRKKSFKTAKTKIYNAYQHVQRRFKETYAS, from the exons GTACGGAGGAATGCCCGATTCGGTCCGTAGTGTTTCGTGTCGGAGGGCAACTGTTACGCGCTTTATCGGAGAAAGGCGTTGCACTGCTAGTGAATCATGGAATTGCAGAAGAAAAG ATCAAACATGCCTATGGCCACCTGGACGATTTTTGCAAATTGTCGGATGACACCAAGGAGCAGTACCTCCGGAAGGATGGTAACCATGGTTATGTGAAGCCCGGACAGGAACGTTTCGATGGCAAAACCAAGGATCTACGTCACACATTCAACATCTGCACTCTCAAACCGGAAGCACCGCTGCCGGAAGAGCCATTGCCGGGATTCCGGGAGCACATATCAGACTTGGCGAAAGATTTTCAACGATTGTCGTCGCTACTGCTGCAAGCCCTCGCCGTAGGCCTGGATCGGCCCTGCAGGTACTTTCTAGAGAAACATTCCCACATTCTTGATGGGGAGAGCGAAAATCAGTCGACATTCCGCCTCCTGTATTATCCACCGTTGATCGTGGACGACGGTCAGAATGAACTGCAACGAGGTACCTGCCACTACAGCCAGCAGCGATGTGCGAAGGATGAAATTGATCTCTCCATACCTGAGGACTACAAGAAAAGGATGGCGGAAGAGGAGGAGAACCGAGAAGCCCAGTACACTCGCTGCGGGGCTCACTGTGACTACGGAACGTTCACCCTGCTGGTTCAGGACTCTGAAGGTGGTCTCGAGGTCAAGCTGCCCGGAACGGACAAGTGGAAACGGGTCGGTCACCTGCCAGGGGCAATTCTGATCAATGCCGGCGAACTGCTGGCAGTTTGGACCAACGAGAAAATTCCGGCATTG CCTCATCGAGTTGTGATTCCACAGGAGGAAACTTTGATGCACCGCGGTAGACATTCGATAGCGTTCTTCGTCCATCCAG ACAACTGTACCGATATCGTACCGATGGAAATGCCCAGTTCCAGTTCCTCCAACTCGCTCGATTCGATAGAAAAGAAgccgaaaaaccgaaaaaaatccttcaaaaCGGCAAAAACCAA AATTTACAATGCCTATCAACACGTGCAACGTCGCTTCAAGGAAACGTATGCTTCCTAA